One genomic window of Sphingobacterium oryzagri includes the following:
- a CDS encoding ComEA family DNA-binding protein — MPFNSFSFGRLLALWLLLVWSPFVAAQTLSEMGLEEEFLEQLLDDFEQEIDLSELTERLRYYLAHPIDINTASERQLAALLFLSPLQIANILTHREKSGAFLSVLELQAIAGFDVQTVERLLPFIRVSPDGTPRLADLHDGKQQLMLRYGRILERQRGYSIVDTNRSRYLGNADRYMLRYRLNYNDQVRLAINMDKDAGEPFFSERQRAGFDHYGISLQVKGKTWLQDLVVGDYALQVGQGLVFWNGLAFGKGAMITSSARQGVGLRSYTSMNEVDFLRGLAARLMLSKSLYFTPFASWRKLSGGLTETNEGTRISSIAQTGLHRTPNELANRQQIDQYVYGFDLGYSRQRLKLGFVGAHTRYGWPRAISTLLRNSDQFTGQGVTNVGLNYQTTFQNIYVFGEWAYQWQGAWATLHGMIASLNPQFSVFVNYRNYQRQYHAPFSQALGEGTAVSSEKGLYAGVSYRLGRKIEWTSYVDQFWFPWLRYGVNAPSQGIDVLSQFSYIWYKVGRINLRYRYRARQANSDEQMAEHMLADVYREQLRLDFHYKLSSVWEIRSRVEAVFFDKETRSDFGGLVYQDVFWKPRRLPVQGNLRLAFFQTDSYDARLYAFENDVLYANSFPLYYGKGWRSYANIRYRAHRKVDCWLRYRITRYIGVETVGSGLDVSDGPIRSDINVQIRYQW, encoded by the coding sequence ATGCCTTTTAACAGCTTTTCTTTCGGTCGTTTGCTCGCTTTGTGGCTACTTCTGGTATGGAGTCCATTTGTTGCGGCTCAAACGCTGTCAGAAATGGGATTGGAGGAAGAATTTTTGGAGCAGTTACTGGATGATTTTGAACAGGAAATCGATTTGAGTGAACTCACCGAAAGGTTGCGCTATTATTTGGCGCACCCGATTGATATCAACACCGCTAGCGAAAGACAATTGGCCGCGTTGTTATTCTTGTCGCCCCTACAAATTGCCAATATCTTAACGCATCGCGAAAAAAGTGGCGCTTTTCTCTCGGTACTGGAGCTACAGGCTATAGCTGGTTTCGATGTCCAAACGGTCGAGCGCCTGTTGCCGTTTATCAGAGTATCGCCCGACGGAACACCTCGATTGGCAGATCTTCATGACGGCAAACAACAGCTGATGTTACGTTATGGCCGCATATTAGAACGACAGCGCGGATACAGCATTGTCGATACCAATCGATCGCGGTATTTGGGCAATGCAGATCGGTATATGCTACGTTATCGCTTAAATTACAACGATCAGGTGCGCCTGGCCATTAATATGGATAAAGATGCTGGCGAACCTTTTTTTAGCGAACGTCAGCGTGCAGGATTTGACCATTATGGAATAAGTTTGCAGGTAAAAGGAAAGACTTGGCTGCAAGATCTGGTGGTCGGTGACTATGCACTACAGGTTGGGCAAGGTTTGGTATTTTGGAATGGATTAGCCTTCGGAAAAGGTGCAATGATAACCAGCAGTGCCCGTCAGGGTGTAGGATTACGGAGTTACACATCGATGAACGAGGTTGATTTTTTGCGTGGTCTTGCTGCCCGACTGATGTTGAGTAAGTCTTTATATTTTACGCCATTTGCATCATGGCGAAAACTTTCGGGCGGGCTCACCGAAACCAACGAGGGTACGCGTATCAGTTCGATTGCACAAACAGGGTTGCACCGTACACCAAATGAGTTGGCTAACAGACAGCAGATTGATCAATATGTGTATGGGTTTGATCTCGGCTACAGTCGCCAACGGTTGAAATTAGGTTTCGTAGGCGCGCATACACGTTATGGTTGGCCAAGGGCCATCTCTACACTATTACGAAATTCAGATCAATTTACAGGACAAGGTGTGACTAATGTCGGCTTGAATTATCAAACAACCTTTCAGAATATTTATGTGTTTGGTGAGTGGGCTTATCAGTGGCAGGGGGCGTGGGCTACTTTACACGGCATGATCGCCAGCTTAAACCCGCAATTTTCCGTGTTTGTAAATTACAGAAACTACCAGCGACAGTACCATGCGCCATTTAGCCAGGCTTTAGGCGAAGGAACCGCCGTTAGCAGCGAGAAAGGACTTTATGCTGGCGTTTCGTATCGTTTGGGCCGAAAAATAGAATGGACAAGTTATGTAGATCAATTTTGGTTTCCCTGGCTACGTTACGGCGTAAATGCACCAAGCCAAGGTATAGATGTTTTGTCGCAGTTTAGCTATATCTGGTATAAAGTAGGGCGCATCAATCTTCGGTATCGCTACCGAGCCAGGCAGGCCAATAGCGATGAACAAATGGCCGAGCATATGCTAGCCGATGTATATCGGGAACAGCTCCGTCTGGATTTTCATTATAAACTGTCGTCCGTTTGGGAGATCCGCTCGCGTGTGGAAGCCGTCTTTTTCGACAAAGAAACACGCTCGGATTTTGGTGGTTTAGTCTATCAGGATGTTTTTTGGAAACCAAGGCGGCTACCTGTTCAAGGTAATCTTCGGCTAGCCTTCTTCCAAACAGATTCGTATGATGCTCGACTTTATGCCTTTGAAAATGATGTGCTGTATGCTAATTCCTTTCCGTTGTATTACGGAAAAGGTTGGCGTTCCTACGCCAATATTCGGTATCGCGCACATAGAAAAGTAGATTGTTGGCTGCGTTATCGCATAACAAGGTATATCGGTGTAGAAACTGTGGGTTCTGGCCTGGATGTGAGTGACGGTCCTATTCGTTCGGATATTAATGTACAAATACGTTATCAATGGTAA